The genomic window AAGTCCAAGACCAAAATTAAACCCGGACTTAAATGTTAGTTCGATTCTCAGTGGAGGACTTTGAGATTCCGCTGTCTCTGTTTTTATGCTTGGCATAAGTGAGAAGAGGTAACTCGCAATTAGGAGTAGCACCATTAGGATTATAACAAAGATCGGAAGTTTTGAATCTGATGGTATCCACCCAGCTAGGGTTGATATCAAGAGCGTTATGCTAACAACTAAAACTCCCCACAGTATAGCCTTGAAACCTCCGTTCACAAACATCACCAAAAAGAATACGCAAGAAAAATATAAATCATTTTGGCCTTATTCACAAGCTATTTGTGTAACCCCTCCTAGCCCTATCTTTTTATGGGTCTTTAGTGGATAGTCTACCTGCATATAGCTACCATTTCTTTTGAAATGGATTCACGCATATTGTAGTTTGGAATCATGAACCTAACCAAGACCTTCCTTTCTAACTTCTTCTACCATGGGGATGAAGTTAATGTTTTGTGAAAAAGCTTTAAAGAGAAACCTCAAATATCACCCGAGGTGAAAGCAATGGAAAACCCATTTGAAATTACTGGAATAGTTGCTAGGGAAATTCTCGACTCAAGAGGAAACCCAACAGTTGAGGTTGATGTATACACCCCGGTTGCGATGGGAAGGGCGGCAGTGCCAAGCGGTGCCTCAACGGGAATCCACGAGGCCCTAGAGCTTAGAGATGGCGGAAAAAGATACCACGGAAAAGGTGTTAAGAGGGCCGTTGAGAACGTTAACAAGATAATCGCTCCTGAACTTCTTGGAATGGATGTCACACTTCAGAGAGACATAGATATGCTCATGGTTGAGCTCGATGGCACGGAGAACAAGAGCAACCTCGGTGCTAACGCTATTCTTGGTGTTTCCCTTGCTGTTGCAAAAGCTGCCGCTAACACCCTTGGAATGCCTCTCTACAGATACCTTGGCGGAGCAAACGCTTACGTTCTGCCTGTTCCAATGAGCAACGTTATCAACGGAGGCGCACATGCGGGCAACGATTTGGACTTCCAGGAGTTCATGATTATGCCCGTCGGTGCAAAGAGCTTTAGGGAAGCCATTCAAATGGTAAGCGAGACCTACCACACCTTAAAGAAGATTCTCATAGAGAAGTATGGTAAGCTGGCAGTTAACGTCGGTGACGAGGGCGGCTTCGCACCACCGATGAAAGAAGTAACCGAGCCATTGGATGCCCTTGTAAAGGCTATTGAAGAGAGCGGTTACAAAGTCGGAGATGAAATTGCCTTTGCCCTTGATGTGGCATCAAGCGAGCTTTATGACGAGGAGAAGAACGTTTACGTTGTTGGCGGCAAGGAATACACGAGAGAAGAGCTCATCGACCTCTACAAGGAGCTTACCTCAACCTATCCAATACTGTCAATTGAAGACCCGGTGCAGGAGGAAGACTTTGAGGGCTTTGCAATGGTCACGAAGGAGCTTGGAAAGAAAGTCCAGCTCGTAGGTGACGACATATTCGTAACAAACGTCAAGAGGCTCAAGAAGGGCATCGAGATGGGGGCTGGAAACGCTCTGCTCCTCAAGGTAAACCAGATTGGAACACTCAGCGAAGCTATTGATGCCGCTTACCTTGCCTTTAGGGCTGGCTATGGAGTTGTTGTATCCCACCGCTCCGGCGAGACCGAAGACGCTACAATTGCCGATCTAGCCGTTGCCCTAAATGCAGGCCAGATTAAGACC from Thermococcus bergensis includes these protein-coding regions:
- the eno gene encoding phosphopyruvate hydratase, translated to MENPFEITGIVAREILDSRGNPTVEVDVYTPVAMGRAAVPSGASTGIHEALELRDGGKRYHGKGVKRAVENVNKIIAPELLGMDVTLQRDIDMLMVELDGTENKSNLGANAILGVSLAVAKAAANTLGMPLYRYLGGANAYVLPVPMSNVINGGAHAGNDLDFQEFMIMPVGAKSFREAIQMVSETYHTLKKILIEKYGKLAVNVGDEGGFAPPMKEVTEPLDALVKAIEESGYKVGDEIAFALDVASSELYDEEKNVYVVGGKEYTREELIDLYKELTSTYPILSIEDPVQEEDFEGFAMVTKELGKKVQLVGDDIFVTNVKRLKKGIEMGAGNALLLKVNQIGTLSEAIDAAYLAFRAGYGVVVSHRSGETEDATIADLAVALNAGQIKTGAPARSDRNAKYNQLLRIEEELEGVAYYPGKKFRNPLL